In Leishmania panamensis strain MHOM/PA/94/PSC-1 chromosome 18 sequence, the following proteins share a genomic window:
- a CDS encoding 3-beta hydroxysteroid dehydrogenase/isomerase, putative (TriTrypDB/GeneDB-style sysID: LpmP.18.0080) has product MQRFSARSASAVATVGGGRTFWDPFGHQPESMFLDRKDLSQMYPTQKPKTTGGGFGYERGPYWAAMLVPNPAVRLPHERRRLNPKPAKCVTVFGASGYLGAEIVRELCEHRDIQKVRATTRYPTLILQGSDLDILLRTYPEKLELHECDVTDRIQVNVAANGSDTLIFAVDYHAEYANNSHHDVFLIGATNVSWTARSVRAERVIFCNGLDATFASESNYVDFRARGEDAVGANHPDATIIRFGPLYGKNYRYRGLGRYIYPACFPNTQVQPTWVVDAARAVVRCSMSHRAVRYKFDLGGPQTMTHVEAFREIARYFEKRLVVPCYRGLGRFFGKLAAWTVPNPWFDDNYILTFELDQVNRRSTLFDRLASWERIAYTPHTIREAAEIERSTRKLAPLHELDVAFRELEAADKAAFEQEEEAAKKFGIYRAKAEPGFGRTDGLEALAQEIYPGQQFRIKPLAGAKYPSSVTNPGPTAIQ; this is encoded by the coding sequence ATGCAGCGGTTTTCAGCCAGGTCTGCGAGTGCAGTCGCCACCGTCGGAGGCGGACGAACCTTCTGGGACCCGTTCGGCCACCAGCCCGAGTCCATGTTCCTAGACCGCAAGGACTTGAGCCAAATGTACCCAACCCAAAAGCCGAAGACAACTGGCGGTGGGTTTGGCTACGAGCGCGGCCCGTACTGGGCGGCGATGCTTGTGCCTAACCCTGCTGTGCGCCTGCCGcacgagcggcgccgcctgaACCCGAAGCCAGCGAAGTGCGTCACCGTCTTTGGCGCCAGCGGCTACCTAGGAGCTGAGATTGTGCGAGAGCTGTGCGAGCACCGAGACATCCAAAAAGTACGCGCCACCACGCGCTACCCCACGCTCATCCTACAAGGATCCGACCTCGACATTCTCCTTCGCACCTACCCAGAGAAGCTAGAACTGCACGAGTGCGACGTGACAGACCGTATTCAAGTGAACGTCGCCGCGAACGGGAGCGACACTCTTATCTTCGCTGTCGACTACCATGCCGAGTATGCCAATAATAGCCATCACGACGTGTTCCTGATCGGAGCAACAAACGTCAGCTGGACTGCGCGCAGCGTGCGGGCAGAGCGCGTCATTTTCTGCAACGGCCTCGACGCCACCTTTGCATCAGAGTCGAACTATGTCGACTTCCGCGCCCGCGGCGAGGATGCCGTTGGTGCCAACCACCCAGATGCCACGATCATCCGCTTCGGCCCGCTCTACGGCAAGAACTACCGCTACCGCGGTCTGGGCCGCTACATCTATCCGGCATGCTTCCCAAACACGCAGGTGCAGCCGACATGGGTGGTGGACGCCGCGCGTGCCGTTGTACGGTGCTCCATGTCTCACCGCGCCGTGCGCTACAAATTCGATCTTGGTGGCCCGCAGACGATGACCCACGTGGAGGCATTCCGAGAGATTGCGCGCTACTTCGAGAAGCGCCTTGTAGTACCGTGCTACCGTGGCCTTGGTCGCTTTTTTGGCAAACTCGCCGCCTGGACGGTGCCAAACCCGTGGTTCGACGACAACTACATCCTCACCTTCGAACTGGATCAGGTGAACCGCCGTAGCACGCTGTTTGACCGTCTGGCGAGCTGGGAACGTATCGCCTACACGCCACACACAATCCGCGAGGCTGCCGAGATCGAACGGAGTACGCGCAAGCTCGCCCCCTTGCACGAGCTCGACGTCGCCTTCAGGGAGCTTGAGGCAGCAGACAAGGCTGCTTttgagcaggaggaggaggcggcgaagaagtTCGGAATTTATCGCGCCAAGGCAGAGCCCGGCTTTGGCCGCACTGACGGTCTCGAGGCCCTAGCGCAGGAGATTTACCCAGGCCAGCAATTCCGCATCAAGCCGCTGGCGGGTGCCAAGTACCCATCCAGTGTCACGAATCCTGGCCCAACAGCGATTCAATAG
- a CDS encoding alpha glucosidase II subunit, putative (TriTrypDB/GeneDB-style sysID: LpmP.18.0090), with protein sequence MLRSALSVILFSVLLLGSNVALSVPVVTTEGGLALEAFGYTNGVVRLTAKPEKSWTYQPDGIILPAAAPLLAIKGVNGAQWSIPHGDCMLTVSIVTPHVRFEFSCHGNSLIEATAFSNATAAPEVNFTFPVAQTMYGLAEHAADLPLQGGQVYEMYNTDSFHYPVNSTVALYGAIPFIMAYGPQSTCGVLFLNPSETNVEVSADSAAPSCRWQPEVGAIDIFFMPGPTPANVQQQHATLTGPTVMPPYFSLGLHQSRWNYMSTKDCLSVDEGYDAHNMPYDTLWLDIEHTDKKKYFTWNPYTFPDPKVLTDALASKGRKLVTVRDPHVKRDSGYNIHQEAKEGQYYVKDASGMDYEGDCWPGRSSWPDFLNTRTRDWYSQLFHDDHYPGGSHDIHTWVDMNEPSVFHGEKATMAKTAVHTLDNGQTVEHRFVHNAYSFYSVLAVHKGMMEARGSNEAPERPFILTRSFFPGSQRYAAMWTGDNMARWDHLENSIPELLSLSISNYPFCGSDVGGFFFDTEEELFVRWMQAGVFVPFYRTHSHCETQRREPWTFSVEAQSLVRNALALRYALVPYLYTSFYHAHTEGNTIMRPLFYEFPGQPELREVQSAYLFGPSILVQPVVKPNVTEVTVPLPKETLWYNYFSGELAVGQHTMSVDKGTMPMFLRGGHIVPLKLRLRRSTFAARLDPFTIFVALNAQGNSYGDLYIDDGVTYDYENGAFVHRAFSYSNQVLQSSAYHDSPGDTVLFHATNVVERIVIYGYVGRASKVVLSTRVDQTEVATPLEFEQVGQTVVLRKPNVLVVADWFISFENE encoded by the coding sequence ATGCTGCGCTCTGCTCTGAGTGTGATTCTGTTCTCGGTACTCCTGCTCGGAAGCAATGTCGCTTTATCGGTGCCAGTGGTAACAACAGAGGGCGGCCTGGCACTGGAGGCGTTTGGCTACACTAACGGTGTGGTGCGACTGACTGCGAAGCCGGAGAAGAGCTGGACGTACCAGCCGGATGGCATTATCCTACCTGCGGCTGCGCCTCTACTGGCCATTAAAGGAGTTAATGGCGCGCAATGGAGTATCCCACACGGGGACTGCATGCTGACAGTAAGCATAGTGACTCCGCATGTGCGCTTCGAGTTCTCGTGTCACGGGAACTCCCTTATCGAAGCAACCGCGTTCTCCaacgcgacggcggcgccagagGTCAACTTTACGTTCCCGGTTGCACAGACGATGTACGGCCTGGCCGAGCACGCGGCAGACTTGCCACTGCAAGGCGGGCAGGTGTACGAGATGTACAACACAGACAGCTTCCACTACCCTGTGAACAGTACAGTGGCACTCTACGGTGCGATCCCCTTTATTATGGCGTATGGCCCGCAGTCGACGTGCGGGGTTCTCTTTCTGAATCCGTCAGAGACAAATGTGGAGGTCAGCGccgacagcgctgcaccgtcgTGCCGGTGGCAGCCCGAGGTTGGTGCGATCGACATCTTTTTCATGCCAGGTCCCACTCCTGCAAatgtacagcagcagcacgcgacTCTCACCGGACCGACAGTGATGCCACCCTACTTCAGTCTGGGACTGCACCAGTCCCGGTGGAACTACATGAGCACGAAGGACTGCCTCTCCGTGGACGAGGGCTACGATGCACACAACATGCCGTACGACACGCTGTGGCTCGACATTGAACACACCGACAAGAAGAAGTACTTTACTTGGAACCCCTACACCTTCCCCGACCCAAAGGTACTGACCGATGCGCTTGCCTCCAAAGGTCGAAAGTTGGTCACGGTCAGGGATCCGCACGTTAAGCGCGACAGCGGATACAACATTCACCAGGAGGCCAAGGAGGGCCAGTACTATGTCAAGGACGCCTCTGGGATGGACTACGAGGGCGACTGCTGGCCAGGGAGAAGCTCGTGGCCCGACTTCctcaacacacgcacacgtgacTGGTATTCACAACTCTTCCACGACGACCACTACCCAGGCGGCAGTCACGATATCCACACCTGGGTGGACATGAACGAGCCATCAGTGTTCCATGGCGAGAAGGCCACCATGGCGAAGACGGCGGTGCACACGCTGGACAATGGTCAGACCGTTGAGCACCGGTTTGTGCACAACGCGTACAGCTTCTACTCGGTCCTTGCCGTTCACAAGGGAATGATGGAGGCCAGGGGCTCCAACGAGGCCCCAGAGCGCCCTTTTATCCTCACACGCAGCTTCTTTCCTGGGTCGCAGCGGTATGCGGCGATGTGGACGGGCGACAACATGGCCCGCTGGGACCACCTGGAGAACAGCATTCCCGAGCTGCTCTCTTTGTCCATCTCAAACTACCCAttctgcggcagcgacgttgGCGGGTTCTTCTTcgacacggaggaggagttgTTTGTGCGGTGGATGCAGGCCGGCGTTTTCGTGCCATTTTACCGCACTCACTCCCACTGTGAAACGCAGCGCCGCGAGCCATGGACGTTCTCTGTGGAGGCCCAGTCTCTTGTGCGTAACGCACTGGCGCTCCGGTACGCCTTGGTGCCGTACCTCTATACCTCCTTCTAccacgcgcacaccgagGGCAACACCATCATGCGACCTCTCTTCTACGAGTTCCCGGGGCAGCCGGAGTTGCGTGAGGTGCAGAGCGCTTACCTCTTCGGCCCTTCCATCTTAGTGCAGCCTGTAGTGAAACCGAACGTTACGgaggtgacggtgccgctgcccaaGGAAACACTTTGGTACAACTACTTCTCGGGCGAGTTGGCAGTCGGACAGCACACAATGTCCGTAGACAAAGGTACTATGCCGATGTTCCTGCGGGGCGGCCACATTGTCCCGTTGAAGTTGCGGCTGCGTCGCAGCACCTTCGCCGCGCGCCTGGACCCTTTTACGATCTTCGTGGCCCTCAACGCGCAGGGCAACAGCTACGGCGACCTCTATATCGACGACGGTGTAACCTACGATTATGAAAACGGCGCCTTTGTGCACCGTGCCTTTTCCTACTCGAATCAGGTGCTCCAGAGCAGCGCCTACCATGACTCTCCCGGGGACACAGTGCTCTTTCACGCTACCAACGTTGTCGAGCGCATTGTGATTTACGGCTACGTTGGCAGGGCCAGCAAGGTGGTATTGAGCACGCGCGTCGACCAGACCGAGGTGGCGACACCACTCGAATTTGAGCAGGTGGGGCAGACCGTAGTTCTGCGTAAGCCCAACGTTCTGGTGGTGGCCGACTGGTTCATTTCTTTTGAGAATGAGTAA
- a CDS encoding hypothetical protein (TriTrypDB/GeneDB-style sysID: LpmP.18.0100) gives MSLLMCSEDCSLAKFAKKHQLSPHDLWLPLVVALPSRAGATAAVAVDPRTPIAMLETATDTLLLDKQAICVKLQAANALRYDEMTFVVDPAAIPKGFEVFVRWSRANGKKLRANTQVLHYNVEDSPSASSCSSVAGLKRGRVNDSDSSVGASSLVGSLQGRQSRISLLQQSMEDLKRRLTAAVGAHGGQLSPRCTQILQSTLASMCQRLTQPPLHFVLPPEATVLDAAGVTWVRSNRRIFSRVFRSTASEERSEVSKYSDGSRQLRFYFIEDVLLRRTRQWTAAEARCQGDRDSKTERGTPSQGVEILLKDEILADMDNFAERGFRIVFIEHYPVLHHGSRYTVEQTLAPVVCLCRQMCPHLTVTVLISAMSCVTAARKHGMELSLVLPQAGLLAFFVSELNASLSPDPRTAAVVGSSDRGSKFLNKLHAEFACNASLAYVDEKELRCRRQ, from the coding sequence ATGAGCCTCCTTATGTGCAGCGAGGACTGTAGTCTCGCCAAGTTTGCGAAAAAGCACCAGCTGAGCCCGCATGACCTGTGGCTCCCACTGGTGGTGGCCCTTCCCTCACGTGCAGGTGCCACGGCTGCCGTCGCAGTTGATCCTCGCACGCCCATAGCGATGCTAGAGACCGCCACAGATACCCTACTCCTCGACAAGCAAGCCATCTGCGTCAAGCTACAAGCCGCCAACGCTCTCAGGTATGATGAGATGACCTTCGTGGTTGACCCTGCCGCGATACCAAAGGGCTTCGAGGTCTTTGTGCGCTGGAGTCGAGCAAATGGCAAAAAGCTGCGCGCCAATACGCAAGTGCTTCACTACAACGTCGAGGACTCACCCAGCGCCTCGTCTTGCAGCTCCGTTGCTGGGCTGAAGCGTGGTCGTGTgaacgacagcgacagcagcgtcggtgcATCCTCATTGGTGGGGTCACTACAAGGAAGACAGAGTCGAATCTCTTTGCTTCAGCAGAGCATGGAGGATCTGAAGCGGCGTCTGACAGCCGCTGTCGGCGCGCACGGCGGCCAGCTCAGTCCCCGTTGTACGCAGATTCTGCAGTCCACACTGGCCAGCATGTGCCAACGCCTGACACAGCCGCCACTGCATTTTGTGCTGCCTCCTGAGGCGACAGTGCTGGACGCAGCTGGTGTCACATGGGTCAGGTCAAACCGGCGCATCTTCTCTCGTGTATTCCGCTCCACTGCCTCGGAAGAGAGGTCGGAGGTGTCCAAGTACAGCGATGGCTCGCGCCAGCTGCGGTTCTACTTTATCGAAGATGTGCTACTGCGCCGAACACGTCAGTGGactgcggcggaggcgaggtGCCAAGGCGACAGAGATAGTAAAACAGAACGTGGCACCCCCTCGCAGGGGGTAGAGATCTTGCTCAAGGATGAGATCCTGGCGGACATGGACAACTTTGCTGAGCGCGGCTTTCGTATTGTGTTCATCGAGCACTACCCGGTGCTGCACCATGGCAGCCGCTACACAGTAGAACAGACACTGGCTCCAGTCGTGTGTTTGTGCCGCCAGATGTGCCCGCACCTCACTGTAACGGTGCTTATTTCCGCCATGTCGTGTGTGACAGCCGCGCGAAAGCATGGGATGGAGCTGTCCCTGGTGCTTCCGCAGGCCGGTCTGCTGGCTTTCTTCGTTTCGGAGCTGAACGCATCGCTCTCACCAGACCCCAGGACGGCAGCCGTGGTGGGGAGTAGCGACAGGGGCTCCAAGTTTCTCAACAAACTGCACGCCGAGTTTGCGTGCAACGCGTCACTGGCCTACGTGGATGAGAAGGAGCTGCGATGTCGACGGCAGTAG
- a CDS encoding hypothetical protein (TriTrypDB/GeneDB-style sysID: LpmP.18.0110), producing MAAQTVLRNTYSLFDSYQYLWSPQRPQRTAEEIQRLCQSTDVPASEMPIFISLEDRVAIRSLLYAVVDDTSLRNLLDGVLLPPPYACPDLHHKRLTPKDVQAVCSVLNPSLDWVVVNLPFNLALRLGSYDARLRAAAQRLSWILSIPFSLVEREETTLAQLRMTVGRDIATEQADVAKQDGVRRSKEQQRRSLMRVATIGGFSVIGGAALAVTGGLAAPLVGPAYAALVTATATSLGAIGAVGSAVLGTGVFATVVGAATHATALASLVTPVLTTANITAIFGVTGASLSGYKAFRRTTDSDIFMLRSVDDAEAFETAASSTAEVVATAAEEEADVNEEVVSLLACSHPLVESGSGGTGTSWDLSDVFEDDLNPGVVVPLHTRMFAMSHTRNLPSLQKRHRHVVFAVENKLDGLQLRLKAVKLISGVWAMAPPAVVVPGHAGIFACVNRFAHPTGAGFIVCYVATPSSSTGKATPLRIWVRAERDFFGAWALSAACEKDELDFDPTVAENWLRDHLTCSDFTRRQQGVALELHVAPYTYLKVYPASTGDKPQSRKVTFPKEELPQRQLEYWHAVNQRRKLGVSLVNRSSHDVLTRDMSIIHGQQWPETASPMGVYPAEASLTYFTSREWSLAGAEGYYIVEVVNSYTNPVTPRFYVRVQFEVSSLNNVNVAFASAYNLSELRHQSLTPCAPCSPQFPVDLPPGLFFSLTCVIDVALYTVQLVFQDLVEGCGTAGVLAMERTTLVIGVSGYSAIFDPRRPMRDQQVGLWQSVLHRCALFGSMEPYVLQWEDNYLMRFGETIQVNLDIADKVARKAVGMTAKTLLQGSMFSSLHAFWSLMGTFQLPLFAVWATGVIDNTFATLSNRSAYTGKDLAAALLDQHRGNRPVTLVGFSFGSRVIVECLQELDKVEAYGVVENVYLMGCPCSSDPRLWRGLRRVVGGRLINVYTREDWTLWMMYRLNETELKPMAGISPVNVPGVENVDVTPLVSAHGDYAVKLLPVLNAIPQQPTVASWSPRENCGSPGATVPVRKCSETMAAVSKSLHSYMTPTTYVALGVKNCVVSDIPHYEPQVELLTMQLYGCFFDFVPPLLTYSGMASVAGLLGDTEHAMGAVLAYRMRPPASAPGDLLVVLYLCRSGDGDVQVCMQPSLVERRSSAAETEGQAYQRLCAITAGACQTLDDVQRMCHTNGVEWGLRGGAAHMQSISVLVPNVFSDTHRTATLRLALERLDSAEVTVTWLALLNKASTQLQQETFDETEFKNAMAGLATLRPNLLGGGNRMQLPVVGETCSTDNLQQRLRFLAAQLQDPDKYPSNTRPYVLLNCGTSPLYFSETFYKAAITSQVANDDAMPDMPSCGRMMPQWLCFPPPEIPPNSFTVVLLTAHGGGASMYPVVPLVRYETDKGQCAFDVGFSVSSDSSQEGAHPEGAAHCHPVVGRPYIGGAAFFGTTIQTTPFAIITMLPRSSTEASAPVEDIHDTVGSRLRKHGWYIM from the coding sequence ATGGCGGCCCAAACTGTTCTGCGCAACACCTACAGTTTATTTGACAGCTACCAGTACCTATGGAGCCCGCAGCGACCGCAGCGAACAGCGGAGGAGATTCAGCGACTGTGCCAGAGCACTGATGTCCCTGCATCGGAGATGCCCATCTTCATCTCCTTGGAGGACCGCGTAGCGATTCGGTCGCTCCTCTACGCCGTTGTCGACGACACCAGCCTTCGCAACCTTCTTGATGGCGTTCTTCTGCCACCCCCATACGCCTGTCCTGACCTCCATCACAAGCGATTGACGCCAAAAGACGTTCAAGCGGTGTGTTCAGTGCTCAATCCCTCGCTTGATTGGGTTGTTGTGAATTTGCCCTTCAACCTCGCACTGCGACTTGGCTCGTACGACGCAAGgctgcgagcagcagcgcagagacTCTCCTGGATATTGTCGATTCCATTCTCCCTGGTGGAGCGCGAAGAGACGacactggcgcagctgcgcatgacGGTGGGCCGCGACATTGCCACCGAGCAGGCCGATGTGGCAAAACAGGATGGGGTGCGGAGGAGCAAAGAGCAACAAAGGCGCAGCCTGATGCGTGTCGCGACTATCGGCGGCTTTTCTGTGATAGGCGGTGCGGCTCTTGCCGTGACGGGTGGGTTGGCGGCGCCCCTTGTGGGCCCTGCGTACGCGGCACTTGTGACTGCCACAGCGACGAGTCTGGGCGCGATTGGGGCGGTTGGTAGCGCTGTGCTCGGCACTGGGGTCTTTGCCACCGTTGTTGGCGCCGCTACTCACGCTACCGCCCTCGCTTCCCTTGTTACACCGGTGTTGACGACCGCCAACATCACCGCCATCTTCGGTGTGACAGGTGCCTCACTGAGTGGCTACAAGGCCTTTCGCCGCACGACAGACTCTGATATCTTTATGCTGCGTTCCGTCGACGATGCCGAGGCGTTCGAAACGGCTGCGTCGTCGACAgctgaggtggtggcgacagcggcagaagaagaggctgATGTTAATGAGGAAGTGGTGAGCCTCCTTGCGTGCTCGCACCCCTTGGTGGagagtggcagtggtggtacTGGCACCTCTTGGGACCTCTCCGATGTATTCGAGGATGACTTGAATCCCGGCGTCGTCGTTCCCCTACACACGAGAATGTTTGCCATGTCGCACACCAGAAATCTGCCGTCGCTACAGAAGCGTCACCGCCACGTTGTTTTTGCTGTCGAGAACAAACTCGACGgtctccagctccgcctAAAGGCTGTTAAACTGATTTCTGGAGTATGGGCAATGGCGCCGCCGGCCGTTGTTGTGCCAGGACACGCGGGCATATTCGCGTGCGTCAATCGGTTCGCACATCCCACTGGTGCCGGATTCATCGTCTGTTACGTCGCTACGCCATCGTCTAGCACCGGCAAGGCGACGCCCCTGCGGATCTGGGTCCGTGCTGAGCGCGACTTCTTCGGTGCCTGGGCACTTTCTGCGGCCTGCGAGAAGGACGAGCTAGACTTCGATCCGACGGTAGCCGAGAACTGGTTACGAGATCACCTCACTTGCTCTGATTTCACGCGGCGCCAGCAGGGGGTGGCGCTTGAGCTGCACGTGGCACCGTACACGTACCTGAAGGTGTACCCTGCGAGCACGGGAGACAAGCCGCAGTCGCGTAAGGTAACGTTCCCAAAGGAGGAGTTGCCTCAGAGGCAGCTGGAATACTGGCACGCTGTAAATCAGCGGCGGAAGCTCGGCGTGTCGCTGGTGAATCGCTCTTCGCATGACGTTTTAACACGCGACATGAGTATAATACACGGCCAGCAGTGGCCCGAAACGGCCTCACCGATGGGCGTCTACCCTGCTGAGGCGTCGCTAACGTACTTCACCAGTCGCGAGTGGAGTCTTGCGGGGGCGGAGGGATACTACAttgtggaggtggtgaaCAGTTACACCAATCCCGTCACGCCGCGCTTCTACGTGAGGGTACAGTTCGAGGTTAGCTCCCTCAACAACGTGAATGTTGCCTTTGCCTCTGCTTACAACCTTTCGGAACTGAGACACCAATCGCTGACTCCATGTGCGCCGTGCAGTCCACAGTTCCCGGTGGATCTGCCGCCGGGACTTTTCTTCTCACTTACCTGCGTCATCGACGTGGCACTCTATACGGTGCAGCTTGTGTTCCAAGACCTTGTGGAGGGATGCGGTACAGCAGGCGTGCTGGCCATGGAGAGAACGACGCTCGTCATTGGAGTGAGTGGCTACTCGGCCATCTTTGACCCCCGTCGACCGATGCGAGACCAACAGGTGGGTCTGTGGCAgtcggtgctgcaccgctgcgcgcTGTTTGGGTCAATGGAGCCGTACGTGCTGCAATGGGAGGATAATTACCTCATGCGGTTTGGGGAGACGATTCAAGTGAACCTCGACATCGCTGACAAGGTGGCAAGGAAGGCGGTGGGCATGACAGCGAAAACACTCTTGCAAGGCTCCATGTTTTCCAGTTTGCATGCCTTCTGGTCTCTGATGGGCACCTttcagctgccgctgttcgcGGTGTGGGCGACTGGAGTGATAGACAATACCTTCGCAACGCTGTCGAACCGCTCTGCCTACACCGGCAAAGACTTGGCTGCTGCGTTGCTCGACCAGCACCGAGGCAACCGCCCGGTGACGTTGGTCGGCTTCAGCTTCGGCTCTCGCGTGATTGTGGAATGCCTGCAAGAGCTGGACAAGGTGGAGGCCTACGGTGTTGTCGAAAATGTCTACTTGATGGGTTGTCCGTGCAGCTCCGACCCGAGACTGTGGCGTGGTCTGCGCCGAGTGGTCGGGGGGCGCCTCATTAATGTTTACACACGGGAGGACTGGACTCTGTGGATGATGTACCGGCTGAACGAGACAGAGTTGAAGCCAATGGCCGGCATCAGCCCCGTCAATGTACCCGGTGTCGAGAACGTCGATGTCACGCCGCTTGTTTCTGCACACGGCGACTACGCGGTAAAGCTGCTGCCTGTCCTGAATGCAATTCCACAACAGCCAACTGTGGCATCATGGAGCCCGCGGGAGAACTGCGGGTCGCCGGGGGCGACGGTGCCCGTGAGGAAGTGCAGCGAGACGATGGCTGCGGTTAGCAAGTCACTTCACTCGTACATGACGCCCACAACGTACGTCGCTTTGGGCGTAAAAAACTGTGTTGTCTCTGACATTCCACACTATGAGCCGCAGGTGGAGTTGCTCACGATGCAgctctacggctgcttcttTGACTtcgtgccaccgctgctgacaTATAGCGGAATGGCCTCTGTGGCGGGTTTGTTAGGGGACACCGAACATGCAATGGGCGCCGTCCTTGCGTACCGGATGCGACCACCCGCGTCAGCGCCAGGGGACCTGCTGGTCGTACTGTATCTCTGCAGAAGCGGAGACGGGGatgtgcaggtgtgcatGCAGCCGAGCCTGGTGGAGCGACGCTCTTCTGCAGCGGAGACGGAGGGGCAGGCGTACCAGCGGCTCTGCGCCATCACAGCGGGGGCATGTCAAACACTCGACGACGTCCAGCGAATGTGTCACACCAACGGCGTCGAGTGGGGACtacgcggtggcgcagcccACATGCAGTCGATCTCAGTGCTAGTGCCAAACGTGTTCAGTGACACCCACCGAACAGCGACACTTCGACTCGCGCTAGAGCGGCTAGACAGCGCCGAGGTTACGGTGACGTGGCTTGCGCTTCTGAACAAAGCAAGCACGCAGCTCCAACAGGAGACATTCGATGAGACAGAGTTCAAGAACGCCATGGCCGGCCTCGCGACTCTCCGCCCCAACCTCCTGGGCGGTGGCAACAGGATGCAGTTACCAGTGGTGGGAGAGACATGTAGCACCGACAActtgcagcagcgactgcggTTTCTCGCCGCGCAGCTCCAGGATCCGGACAAGTACCCGTCCAACACGAGACCATACGTCCTCCTCAACTGCGGCACGTCACCACTTTACTTTTCTGAGACCTTCTACAAGGCCGCCATCACGTCGCAGGTCGCCAATGATGATGCTATGCCTGACATGCCATCCTGTGGGAGGATGATGCCCCAGTGGCTGTGTTTTCCGCCTCCGGAGATTCCACCAAACTCGTTCACtgttgtgctgctgacggcgcaCGGCGGTGGGGCCAGCATGTACCCAGTCGTGCCGCTGGTACGGTACGAGACAGACAAGGGCCAATGCGCCTTCGACGTGGGGTTTTCCgtgagcagcgacagctccCAGGAAGGCGCTCACCCAGAAGGTGCTGCACATTGCCATCCCGTTGTAGGTCGACCGTACATCGGAGGTGCCGCTTTCTTCGGCACTACGATCCAAACAACGCCGTTTGCCATCATTACGATGCtgcctcgcagcagcacggagGCTTCCGCGCCCGTAGAGGACATTCATGACACAGTAGGGTCTCGCCTGCGCAAGCACGGCTGGTATATCATGTAG
- a CDS encoding ARF-like 2-binding protein, putative (TriTrypDB/GeneDB-style sysID: LpmP.18.0120): MDTEEGEFLICGNGGSPEDAAFDTVVGVIEDFMISLDLEKMWQSVPPLHTISDEHEQHTVYRSFVEKVDQELDAHVLAACPVYKSIDEVVALLQRRHEDITEEVWAFVSEGCFDYEAFVEQWKEKRP; this comes from the coding sequence ATGGACACGGAGGAGGGTGAGTTCCTCATctgcggcaacggcggctcGCCCGAGGACGCGGCCTTCGATACTGTTGTCGGTGTTATCGAAGACTTCATGATTTCGTTGGACTTGGAGAAAATGTGGCAGTCAGTGCCACCCCTGCACACCATCTCGGacgagcacgagcagcaTACAGTGTACAGATCCTTCGTGGAGAAGGTGGATCAGGAACTTGACGCGCACGTGCTTGCCGCGTGTCCAGTGTATAAGTCGATCGACGAAgttgtggcgctgctgcagaggcgcCACGAGGACATCACCGAGGAGGTGTGGGCGTTTGTGAGTGAGGGCTGCTTTGACTACGAAGCGTTTGTAGAGCaatggaaagagaaacggcCTTAG